CATTATGCCCAGGTCGCTTAAAAAGGGTCCTTTTGTTGATCCAAAACTAATGAAAAAAGTTCTGAGCATGATTGAAAGTGGCGATAAAAAGATCATAAAGACATGGTCAAGGAGATCTACTATTGTACCTGAGTTTATTGGCTTTACCTTTGCTGTCCATAATGGAAGGAAATTTATACCGGTC
The DNA window shown above is from Thermodesulfovibrionales bacterium and carries:
- the rpsS gene encoding 30S ribosomal protein S19, with protein sequence MPRSLKKGPFVDPKLMKKVLSMIESGDKKIIKTWSRRSTIVPEFIGFTFAVHNGRKFIPVYVTENMVGHKLGEFAPTRTFKGHAGSEKSEKKG